A single window of Malus sylvestris chromosome 5, drMalSylv7.2, whole genome shotgun sequence DNA harbors:
- the LOC126623333 gene encoding B3 domain-containing protein Os01g0234100-like isoform X2, whose product MAMAVLQDQKQKQSSSCPRPPKVVSGSNANPNMPESRKRKRVTVAKSGVYERAREVEATLDPRFPILLRVMLPSHVAGCFWLGLSKKFCFDHMPKQDKTIVLEDENGDKFETKYLAEKVGLSGGWRGFSIARKLQEGDAVIFHLVTPSKFKVYIIRSNDLDDMDCAIDLVKLDASIKLADTGDVIACEREEREKLETIPKDTAIAFASKSGSISDHSGNDIEDLGFEVLDGLRLSESNVAFKEVKSMENFNVLVNGLNINSEFSKHLLTKYYDLCCSQNSFLHELLIEGLNCKLISGAISETINIADAIRSCSVTTLGGNFSAWYKTLKAFEGLGMNVGFLCTRLDQLVSLASRSKRFKEARLEKEQAEEEMRSLEAKLLVVKDAINILDSEIESLNTSLEKLEHMFQEVAKAPW is encoded by the exons ATGGCCATGGCTGTTCTTCAAGaccagaagcagaagcagagcTCCTCTTGCCCACGGCCACCTaag GTAGTCAGTGGCAGTAATGCTAATCCAAATATGCCTGAAAG CCGTAAGCGAAAGAGAGTTACCGTAGCAAAAAGCGGCGTATATGAAAGAGCAAGGGAGGTTGAAGCAACCCTCGATCCTAGGTTCCCTATCCTGCTCAGAGTCATGCTGCCTTCTCACGTTGCTGGCTGTTTCTGGCTT GGCCTTTCCAAGAAATTCTGCTTTGATCATATGCCAAAACAAGATAAGACGATTGTTTTGGAAGATGAAAATGGGGATAAATTTGAAACTAAATATCTTGCGGAGAAGGTGGGACTGAGTGGTGGATGGAGAGGTTTTTCAATTGCTCGCAAGCTACAGGAGGGAGATGCCGTGATTTTCCATCTGGTCACCCCGTCCAAATTTAAG GTGTATATTATTAGATCCAATGATTTAGACGACATGGATTGCGCTATTGACCTGGTGAAATTAGATGCTTCTATTAAACTGGCGGATACTG GAGATGTTATAGCATGTGAAAGGGAAGAGAGGGAGAAATTGGAAACTATTCCAAAGGACACCGCAATAGCCTTTGCTTCAAAGTCTGGTTCGATATCAGATCATTCTGGAAATGATATTGAAGATCTTGGTTTTGAAGTTCTGGATGGACTTCGGCTTTCAGAGTCTAACGTCGCTTTCAAAGAAGTGAAAAGCATGGAGAACTTCAATGTTCTTGTCAATGGTTTAAACATAAATTCTGAGTTCTCAAAACACCTTCTGACCAAGTACTATGATCTCTGCTGCAGTCAAAACTCGTTCCTGCATGAACTTCTTATCGAGGGTCTAAACTGCAAACTGATTTCTGGAGCAATTTCTGAGACAATCAACATTGCAGATGCTATCAGGTCCTGCAGTGTTACTACATTGGGAGGCAATTTTTCCGCTTGGTATAAGACTTTGAAAGCCTTTGAGGGTTTAGGCATGAATGTCGGGTTCCTGTGTACCCGTCTGGACCAGCTTGTAAGtcttgcttcaagatcgaaaAGATTTAAAGAGGCTAGACTTGAAAAGGAGCAGGCGGAAGAAGAGATGAGGAGCTTGGAGGCAAAACTTTTGGTAGTAAAAGATGCTATAAATATACTTGACTCTGAGATTGAGAGTCTAAACACGAGTTTGGAGAAGCTTGAGCATATGTTCCAAGAAGTGGCTAAAGCCCCTTGGTGA
- the LOC126621183 gene encoding B3 domain-containing protein Os01g0234100-like, translated as MSFYIYANSKEREREREPMEEAMVILQDQKQSSSYPLLQLPPPPPPLHKGMETEKQFGQKPPCFQPTTTSNVLNANANPMMFKCPKRKAPVRVRVESLYDSSQAQSSVLERAKKIEASLDDKFPSLLKVMMPSEVSGGFYLNLAKKFRSEYMPKQDSMIVLEDENGKEFGTKYLVEKGGLSGGWRGFSIAHKIMKGDVVIFHLVTPFKFKVYIVRSNEVDWSLPLMRVDPPIRQMDTGGFTACGKEERENLEPNPQENAVVFYTDSSPTSDQSGNDGEDVGSEFLDGLRLSESVVTFKEVHCLDNFNVQVNGLIINSEFSKYVLTKYYELCCSQNSFLHEQLLEGLNYELIAGVISETVNIADAIRACKITTPEDYLSTWDKTLKAFGDLGMNVRFLRARLDQLTSLASKSKRLEANVLEVKEAMNSLDSEVETPNTSLEEEREIPFQEMAKAPW; from the exons ATGTCTTTCTACATCTACGCCAAtagtaaagagagagagagagagagagagcccaTGGAGGAAGCAATGGTTATTCTTCAAGACCAGAAACAGAGCTCCTCTTACCCACTGCTACAGCTACCGCCGCCGCCGCCTCCGCTGCATAAG GGTATGGAAACCGAAAAGCAGTTCGGGCAAAAACCTCCATGCTTTCAACCGACGACTACAAGCAAT GTGTTGAATGCTAATGCTAATCCCATGATGTTTAAATG TCCTAAACGAAAGGCCCCTGTAAGAGTTAGAGTAGAAAGCTTATACGATAGTTCCCAGGCTCAGTCTTCTGTTTTGGAAAGAGCAAAGAAGATCGAAGCAAGCCTAGATGATAAGTTTCCTTCACTACTCAAAGTTATGATGCCGTCAGAAGTTTCGGGAGGATTCTACCTT AATCTTGCTAAGAAATTTCGCAGTGAATATATGCCAAAACAAGATTCAATGATTGTTTTGGAAGATGAAAATGGGAAGGAATTTGGAACGAAGTATCTTGTGGAGAAGGGTGGACTGAGTGGTGGATGGAGAGGGTTTTCAATTGCTCACAAGATAATGAAGGGAGATGTTGTGATTTTCCATCTAGTCACTCCTTTCAAATTTAAG GTATATATCGTTAGGTCAAATGAAGTGGACTGGAGTCTTCCTCTTATGAGGGTAGATCCTCCCATCAGACAGATGGATACCG GAGGCTTTACTGCATGTGGAAAGGAAGAACGTGAGAATTTGGAACCTAATCCGCAGGAGAATGCAGTAGTCTTTTATACGGACTCTAGTCCAACATCAGATCAGTCTGGAAATGACGGCGAAGATGTTGGTTCCGAATTTCTGGATGGTCTTAGACTTTCAGAGTCTGTTGTCACTTTTAAAGAAGTGCACTGTTTGGACAACTTTAATGTTCAGGTCAATGGTTTAATCATAAACTCTGAATTTTCAAAATACGTCCTGACCAAGTATTATGAGCTTTGCTGCAGTCAGAACTCCTTCCTTCATGAACAACTTCTCGAGGGTCTGAACTACGAACTGATTGCCGGAGTAATTTCTGAGACAGTCAACATTGCAGATGCCATCAGGGCCTGCAAGATCACTACCCCGGAAGATTATCTTTCGACTTGGGATAAGACTCTGAAAGCCTTTGGTGATTTAGGCATGAATGTCCGTTTCCTGCGTGCCCGCCTGGACCAGCTTACAAGTCTTGCTTCAAAATCAAAAAGACTTGAGGCAAATGTTTTGGAAGTGAAAGAGGCCATGAATAGTCTTGACTCTGAGGTTGAGACTCCGAATACGAGTTTAGAAGAGGAGCGGGAAATTCCGTTCCAAGAAATGGCTAAAGCCCCTTGGTGA
- the LOC126623333 gene encoding B3 domain-containing protein Os01g0234100-like isoform X1, which produces MELSFHLFHYSLFTSITIKLERERESVYPWPWLFFKTRSRSRAPLAHGHLSRKRKRVTVAKSGVYERAREVEATLDPRFPILLRVMLPSHVAGCFWLGLSKKFCFDHMPKQDKTIVLEDENGDKFETKYLAEKVGLSGGWRGFSIARKLQEGDAVIFHLVTPSKFKVYIIRSNDLDDMDCAIDLVKLDASIKLADTGDVIACEREEREKLETIPKDTAIAFASKSGSISDHSGNDIEDLGFEVLDGLRLSESNVAFKEVKSMENFNVLVNGLNINSEFSKHLLTKYYDLCCSQNSFLHELLIEGLNCKLISGAISETINIADAIRSCSVTTLGGNFSAWYKTLKAFEGLGMNVGFLCTRLDQLVSLASRSKRFKEARLEKEQAEEEMRSLEAKLLVVKDAINILDSEIESLNTSLEKLEHMFQEVAKAPW; this is translated from the exons ATGGAACTGTCTTTTCATCTTTTCCATTATTCACTCTTTACCTCCATAACCAtaaagttagagagagagagagagagtgtgtatCCATGGCCATGGCTGTTCTTCAAGaccagaagcagaagcagagcTCCTCTTGCCCACGGCCACCTaag CCGTAAGCGAAAGAGAGTTACCGTAGCAAAAAGCGGCGTATATGAAAGAGCAAGGGAGGTTGAAGCAACCCTCGATCCTAGGTTCCCTATCCTGCTCAGAGTCATGCTGCCTTCTCACGTTGCTGGCTGTTTCTGGCTT GGCCTTTCCAAGAAATTCTGCTTTGATCATATGCCAAAACAAGATAAGACGATTGTTTTGGAAGATGAAAATGGGGATAAATTTGAAACTAAATATCTTGCGGAGAAGGTGGGACTGAGTGGTGGATGGAGAGGTTTTTCAATTGCTCGCAAGCTACAGGAGGGAGATGCCGTGATTTTCCATCTGGTCACCCCGTCCAAATTTAAG GTGTATATTATTAGATCCAATGATTTAGACGACATGGATTGCGCTATTGACCTGGTGAAATTAGATGCTTCTATTAAACTGGCGGATACTG GAGATGTTATAGCATGTGAAAGGGAAGAGAGGGAGAAATTGGAAACTATTCCAAAGGACACCGCAATAGCCTTTGCTTCAAAGTCTGGTTCGATATCAGATCATTCTGGAAATGATATTGAAGATCTTGGTTTTGAAGTTCTGGATGGACTTCGGCTTTCAGAGTCTAACGTCGCTTTCAAAGAAGTGAAAAGCATGGAGAACTTCAATGTTCTTGTCAATGGTTTAAACATAAATTCTGAGTTCTCAAAACACCTTCTGACCAAGTACTATGATCTCTGCTGCAGTCAAAACTCGTTCCTGCATGAACTTCTTATCGAGGGTCTAAACTGCAAACTGATTTCTGGAGCAATTTCTGAGACAATCAACATTGCAGATGCTATCAGGTCCTGCAGTGTTACTACATTGGGAGGCAATTTTTCCGCTTGGTATAAGACTTTGAAAGCCTTTGAGGGTTTAGGCATGAATGTCGGGTTCCTGTGTACCCGTCTGGACCAGCTTGTAAGtcttgcttcaagatcgaaaAGATTTAAAGAGGCTAGACTTGAAAAGGAGCAGGCGGAAGAAGAGATGAGGAGCTTGGAGGCAAAACTTTTGGTAGTAAAAGATGCTATAAATATACTTGACTCTGAGATTGAGAGTCTAAACACGAGTTTGGAGAAGCTTGAGCATATGTTCCAAGAAGTGGCTAAAGCCCCTTGGTGA